In the genome of Sorangium aterium, one region contains:
- a CDS encoding PAS domain-containing protein — protein MKETTAKEQQDVLGARARRMLDAAPTILCVVGLDERRLIEHNAALARSLGCTEEELSTRGVEALSDRIHPGDMAGLAASAERLKGARDGEVIEGELRARGREGDERIFAVRAEVFARSEDGSAREIFLSAEDVTERKRREQRLHRSEALLATFCDHAPVLLYAKDREGAFLLVSRSVEELVGATPGSMLGKTDSDFFPSEVASIYNDVDDLVRRNGAPFEAEDPVPHAQGEKTFYSIKFPLRGEGIPEGSVAGISVDITRVKAAEREREAARDELIAAQQDTIRELVTPLLPIAEGVLVMPLIGFFDSARASRIIETLLQGVARHSARIAIIDITGVKAVDVQVAEMLVHAARAVGLLGAQVVLTGIQPAIAQTLIELDVDLRGLVTAGTLRSGIAHALKRT, from the coding sequence ATGAAGGAGACCACGGCCAAGGAGCAGCAGGACGTGCTCGGCGCGCGAGCCCGGAGGATGCTCGACGCGGCGCCGACGATCCTGTGTGTCGTGGGCCTCGACGAGCGGCGGCTCATCGAACACAACGCCGCCCTCGCTCGCTCGCTCGGCTGTACGGAGGAAGAGCTCTCGACACGCGGCGTCGAGGCGCTCTCGGATCGGATCCACCCGGGCGACATGGCCGGCCTCGCCGCGAGCGCGGAGCGGCTGAAGGGGGCGCGGGACGGCGAGGTGATCGAGGGCGAGCTCCGGGCGCGAGGCCGCGAGGGAGACGAGCGCATCTTCGCGGTGCGCGCGGAGGTCTTCGCGCGAAGCGAGGATGGATCCGCGCGCGAGATCTTCCTCTCGGCCGAGGACGTGACAGAGCGAAAGCGCCGTGAGCAGCGCCTCCACAGGAGCGAGGCGCTGCTCGCGACGTTCTGTGATCACGCGCCGGTCCTCCTGTATGCGAAGGACCGGGAAGGAGCCTTTCTCCTTGTGAGCCGCTCGGTGGAAGAGCTCGTCGGGGCGACCCCGGGCAGCATGCTTGGAAAGACCGACAGCGACTTCTTTCCATCGGAAGTTGCGTCTATTTACAATGACGTCGATGACCTGGTGCGCAGGAACGGCGCCCCGTTCGAGGCCGAGGATCCCGTCCCTCACGCCCAAGGCGAGAAGACGTTCTACTCGATCAAGTTCCCCCTCCGCGGCGAGGGCATCCCGGAGGGGTCGGTCGCCGGCATCTCGGTGGACATCACGCGGGTCAAGGCGGCGGAGCGCGAGCGGGAGGCGGCGCGGGACGAGCTGATCGCGGCGCAGCAGGACACGATACGTGAGCTGGTGACGCCGCTGTTGCCGATTGCCGAGGGGGTGCTGGTGATGCCGCTCATCGGCTTCTTCGACAGCGCGCGGGCGAGCCGGATCATCGAGACGCTGCTGCAGGGCGTGGCGAGGCACTCGGCCCGCATCGCGATCATCGATATCACCGGGGTCAAGGCGGTGGACGTCCAGGTGGCCGAGATGCTCGTGCACGCCGCGCGCGCCGTCGGGCTGCTCGGCGCCCAGGTGGTGCTCACCGGCATCCAGCCGGCGATCGCGCAGACGCTCATCGAGCTCGACGTCGACCTGCGGGGCCTGGTCACGGCGGGGACGCTGCGGAGCGGCATCGCGCACGCGCTGAAGCGGACGTGA
- a CDS encoding ArsR/SmtB family transcription factor, translating to MAEVDVFSALANPVRREILMQLRMGPRAVNDLARGFDLGRPAVSEHLQVLRKARLVREEPRGRERYYHLDPRPLSEVDEWLDTFTQYWKTRLTALEDLLDEEGKK from the coding sequence ATGGCTGAAGTCGACGTGTTCTCGGCGCTCGCCAACCCGGTGCGGCGCGAGATCCTGATGCAGCTCCGCATGGGACCTCGCGCCGTGAACGACCTCGCGCGCGGCTTCGACCTGGGCCGCCCCGCGGTGTCTGAGCACCTGCAGGTGCTCCGCAAAGCGCGCCTCGTGCGCGAGGAGCCGCGCGGACGCGAGCGCTATTACCACCTCGATCCGCGCCCGCTGAGCGAGGTCGACGAATGGCTCGACACGTTCACTCAGTACTGGAAGACGCGGCTCACCGCCCTCGAAGATCTCCTCGACGAAGAAGGAAAAAAATGA
- a CDS encoding SRPBCC family protein, whose translation MNAPAVIHLEHRYTAPPSAVWRALTDPELHARWWAPGDVKAVVGHRFELDMGPWGKQACEVLAVEAERLFSYRFAIGQLDTIITWRLTPEGAGTLLTLTHEGFNLDSPMGKTAFEGMKPGWPKLLERLGRTL comes from the coding sequence ATGAACGCCCCTGCAGTCATCCACCTCGAACATCGTTACACAGCGCCTCCGTCCGCCGTCTGGCGGGCGCTCACGGATCCGGAGCTGCACGCGCGCTGGTGGGCTCCGGGTGACGTCAAAGCCGTCGTTGGGCACCGCTTCGAGCTCGACATGGGGCCCTGGGGCAAGCAGGCTTGCGAGGTGCTCGCCGTCGAAGCGGAGCGGCTCTTCTCGTACCGCTTTGCGATTGGCCAGCTCGACACCATCATCACCTGGCGCCTCACGCCCGAAGGGGCGGGGACGCTCCTCACGCTCACGCACGAGGGCTTCAACCTCGACTCGCCGATGGGCAAGACCGCTTTCGAAGGCATGAAGCCCGGGTGGCCCAAGCTGCTGGAGAGGCTCGGAAGGACGCTCTGA